Below is a window of bacterium DNA.
GCGAACCCGCCGGCGTCCGCGCGGGGTCCGGCGCTTTCCCCGCATTGCTCGCCGGCGGGCATGACGGTTGCCCCCGCGTTCAGCGGTATCGCCGCACCGCCATCGCGAATGGAAAGGACTGCCATGCCCGCCTCGGACGGCAAGCGCCAGATCTGGATCATCCCGGGTGAATCGCCGGGGGGCTTCGTCCCGATCCCGGCGGACCGGGCGCCCGGTCACCGCGTCGTGGCCGCGCCCATCGCGCGGCGACAGCGCCGCTCCGAGACGCGTCCGCTGCGCCTGCTCGCGCGGCTCTACGGGCTCGGCCCCCTCGGCGCCCTGTTCGGAGGCGCGACGCGCGGGGAGCAGATCCTGGCCGGGACCGCCCTCGGCGCCGGAGTCCTCTGGCTGCTGCTGCAACTGCCGCCCGTCGCGGCGGGCCTGCCGGCCCTGCCGCGGCTGGGCCTCGCGCTGCTTTGCGGCGGCCTCGCGCTGGCGGCCTGGTCCCGCGAGTTGGCCCTGGCCGCGGGCCAGCGGCGCCTCAACCGCGACCGCCTGCCGGCCTGGATGCGCGGCAGCGGCGGGGCGGCGCTGCTCGGCCTGACCCTGCCCGGATTCGGGCTGCTCCTCGCCGGACGGGCGCGGCGCGCGGCCCTTGCCTTCGTCAATGCGGGACTCACGCTGGGCGCGCTCTGCGCGGCGGCCGGCTTGATCCTGACGCCCGGACCAGGAAAGCCGAGCGCCGCCGTCGAACTGTGCCTCGGTGGGACGCTCCTCGCGGTCGCGCTGGGAGCCCTCCTCTGGGTGGCGGGCGCCCTCGACGGCGGCCGGCTCCTGGCCAATGCCGCCCGCCGGCCGCGCGCGGTGCCGGCGGACCGCTTCGCTCTCGCCCTGCTCCTGGCCCTGATGCTCTTCGGCGCCGCCTTCGATCCCGCCGAGCTGGCCAGCGACCTCGACGCCATCGCCGCCTCGCTGCAGGCCCGCGACTTCCGCCACGTCCCGCTGGCCTGCGAGCTCTGGGCCCTGCGCCTCGATCCCTCCCGTCCGGAGTACGCGCTGCGCGCGGCGGATCTCGCCGCCGCCAGCGATCGGCCGACCCTGGCCGGCGCCCTCCTCTACTCGGTGCGCGAGCGCTGGCAGGTCTGCACGGTTCGCTTCGGCCGCGAGTGGCCGCGCCGCCCGCGCCTGGACGGCCACGCGGCGGTGGGCGCCGCGCTCCCCCAGTAGCGCCCGACTTGGCATGGCCGGGCGCCGCGGTGTACCTTTGCGGAGTGGGATGTCCGCCATGGCTCCCGGAGCCGGAGGTCACCGATGACGCTCTGCAGCCGCCGCGACTTCATCAAGGGTCTCGCCGCGGGATCCGCCCTCGCCCTCACGCCCCTGCCCTTGCTCGGCGCCGAGGAGACGCCGCGCACCCTCGCGATTGCCCGCTGGCAGGGCGAGGCACTCGGCGAGGCGACGCTCGACGCCGCGGCGGGCCGCCTCACCGAGCGCGCGATCGCGGCCCTGGGCGGCATGGGCCGCTTCGTCACGAAGGGCGATCGCGTCTGGGTGAAGCCCAACATCGGCTGGAACCGGAGCCCCGCCCAGGCGGCCAACACGCACCCGGCCGTCGTCGGCGCGCTCGTGCGCCTCTGTCTCGAGGCCGGCGCCAAGAGCGTGCGCGTCGGCGACCACACCTGCCATGAGCCGCGGCAGACCTACGCGACGAGCGGCATCGCCGCCGCCGTCGCGGCCGCGGGCGGCGAGATGGTGACGCTCGACCCCGCGCGCTGCCGGCGCGTGGCGCTCGGCGGCAAGCGGCTCAAGGAGTGGGAGCTCTTCCCGGAGATCCTCGAGGCCGACCTCGTCATCAACGCGCCGATCGCCAAGCACC
It encodes the following:
- a CDS encoding DUF362 domain-containing protein, with the protein product MTLCSRRDFIKGLAAGSALALTPLPLLGAEETPRTLAIARWQGEALGEATLDAAAGRLTERAIAALGGMGRFVTKGDRVWVKPNIGWNRSPAQAANTHPAVVGALVRLCLEAGAKSVRVGDHTCHEPRQTYATSGIAAAVAAAGGEMVTLDPARCRRVALGGKRLKEWELFPEILEADLVINAPIAKHHGLSRTTACMKNYMGVVGGNRSVWHQDFATCLVDITAFLKPRLCVLDATRVLLRHGPQGGNLEDVATPGLVAAGADIVALDALAAELIGLAPAELPVLKAGVAAGLGSLDYRAQAGAELAVS